The following are encoded together in the Anaerostipes caccae L1-92 genome:
- the ruvB gene encoding Holliday junction branch migration DNA helicase RuvB, with product MLDRMISTELVEEDITIENNLRPQNLDDYIGQEKVKQNLRIFIEAAKSRGESLDHVLLYGPPGLGKTTLAGIVANEMEVHLKVTSGPAIEKPGEIAALLNNLQEGDVLFIDEIHRLNRQVEEVLYPAMEDFAIDILVGKGQAARSIRLELPKFTLVGATTRAGMLTAPLRDRFGVVNRLNFYETEELMTIVINSAAVLGIPIEEEGAREIARRSRGTPRLANRLLKRVRDFAEVKYDGVITKEVAMSALNHLEVDTLGLDQIDRTLLKTMIEVFHGSPVGLDTLAAAVGEDSGTIEDVYEPYLIQNGLIQRTPRGRIVTGAAYQHFGLPIPE from the coding sequence ATGTTGGATAGAATGATTTCCACGGAACTGGTGGAAGAAGACATTACAATAGAAAATAATCTAAGACCTCAGAACCTGGACGATTACATCGGACAGGAAAAGGTAAAGCAGAATCTGAGAATTTTCATCGAGGCGGCAAAGAGCAGAGGCGAGTCCCTGGACCATGTTCTTCTTTACGGACCGCCGGGACTTGGAAAGACTACGCTGGCGGGCATCGTCGCCAATGAGATGGAAGTACACTTAAAGGTCACAAGCGGACCTGCCATTGAAAAGCCCGGGGAAATAGCTGCGCTGCTTAACAATCTCCAGGAAGGGGACGTGCTGTTTATCGACGAGATCCACCGGCTGAACCGTCAGGTGGAAGAAGTGTTGTACCCTGCCATGGAAGATTTCGCCATCGATATCCTGGTGGGGAAAGGACAGGCCGCCAGGTCTATCCGGCTGGAACTTCCGAAATTTACTTTAGTGGGTGCCACGACCAGGGCAGGGATGCTGACGGCTCCGTTAAGAGACCGTTTTGGTGTCGTCAACCGGCTGAATTTTTATGAGACAGAGGAACTCATGACCATTGTCATTAATTCAGCGGCGGTGCTAGGCATTCCGATTGAAGAAGAAGGAGCGAGGGAGATTGCCAGAAGATCCAGGGGGACACCGAGGCTGGCCAACCGCCTTTTAAAGAGGGTCAGAGATTTCGCGGAAGTAAAGTACGATGGAGTCATTACAAAAGAAGTGGCGATGTCTGCCTTAAACCATTTGGAGGTAGATACCCTGGGACTCGACCAGATTGACCGGACTCTGCTCAAGACGATGATCGAGGTCTTTCACGGCAGTCCGGTAGGACTCGACACACTGGCTGCAGCCGTAGGTGAAGATTCCGGAACCATCGAGGATGTCTATGAGCCGTATTTGATTCAAAACGGACTGATCCAGAGGACGCCGAGAGGACGAATTGTCACCGGCGCTGCCTATCAGCATTTTGGACTGCCAATCCCGGAATAG
- a CDS encoding FtsW/RodA/SpoVE family cell cycle protein: MIQIIAVAAKYLILIMCLVYTFSCFTMFRPKNKKRQEALLDNQVIYMFIFLFLCNLVLFLKTLELKVLIFFAAQIVFFEIVMILYPKIYKRSSRLLINNMCFLLGTGFVILTRLSFELAMKQFAIVAIGVLVTGLIPLMMHKLSFWSKLGWVYAIGGFALLSSVFVFGVMKNGAYNWVQFGSLAFQPSEFVKIIFVFFAAAMLSKAKEFRDLVKITVIAGLYVLVLVVEKDLGGALLYFMIYLMMLYVATAKPSYLLGGLGAGAFAAVIAYHLFSHVQVRVAVWQDPFSMIEGRGAQVCQSLFAIGTGGWFGMGLTQGRPFDIPVRESDFIFSVISEEFGVIFGICLIFVLISCFILFMDISTRSRTLFNKLLCLGFGVCFIFQVFLSIGGVTKFIPSTGVTIPLVSYGGTSVLSTLIILSVIQGLHMLANSEEEENELIQTQKESGNGDTKEISLSKNRTKRGKKEKARQ; encoded by the coding sequence ATGATTCAAATCATTGCAGTGGCTGCGAAATACCTGATACTGATCATGTGTCTGGTCTATACATTTTCTTGTTTTACCATGTTCCGGCCGAAAAATAAAAAACGGCAGGAGGCACTGCTTGACAATCAGGTCATTTATATGTTTATATTTTTGTTTCTGTGCAATCTGGTCTTGTTTTTAAAGACACTGGAACTGAAAGTTCTGATATTTTTTGCGGCACAGATCGTATTTTTTGAAATCGTCATGATCTTATATCCGAAAATTTATAAGAGGTCATCCAGGCTTCTGATCAACAATATGTGTTTTCTTTTGGGAACCGGATTTGTGATTCTCACAAGGCTTTCTTTTGAACTGGCCATGAAGCAGTTTGCCATTGTAGCCATCGGAGTGCTTGTCACAGGACTGATTCCCCTGATGATGCACAAACTGTCGTTCTGGAGTAAGCTGGGATGGGTCTATGCCATCGGCGGCTTTGCGCTGCTTTCCTCCGTATTTGTTTTCGGGGTCATGAAAAATGGTGCTTATAACTGGGTCCAGTTCGGAAGCCTGGCATTCCAGCCGTCTGAATTTGTCAAGATCATCTTTGTGTTTTTTGCTGCGGCTATGCTGAGCAAGGCAAAAGAATTCAGGGATCTGGTAAAGATCACGGTGATCGCAGGTCTCTATGTTCTGGTTCTTGTGGTGGAAAAGGATCTGGGAGGAGCGCTCCTCTATTTTATGATCTATCTGATGATGCTGTACGTTGCGACTGCCAAGCCGAGTTATCTTCTGGGCGGATTGGGGGCAGGAGCCTTTGCGGCAGTGATCGCCTATCATTTATTCTCTCATGTACAGGTCCGGGTAGCTGTTTGGCAGGACCCGTTTTCCATGATCGAGGGGAGAGGCGCACAGGTATGCCAGTCTCTGTTTGCCATCGGCACCGGCGGCTGGTTTGGGATGGGCCTTACCCAGGGAAGGCCGTTTGATATCCCGGTCCGGGAATCAGATTTTATTTTTTCCGTGATCAGTGAGGAATTCGGTGTGATCTTCGGGATCTGTCTGATCTTCGTACTGATCAGCTGTTTTATCTTGTTCATGGACATTTCCACCAGAAGCCGTACACTGTTCAACAAGCTGCTTTGTCTTGGCTTTGGTGTTTGTTTTATTTTTCAGGTGTTTTTAAGTATCGGCGGAGTGACCAAGTTCATACCGTCCACAGGTGTTACCATCCCTCTTGTAAGCTACGGGGGAACATCGGTGCTGAGTACTTTGATTATTTTAAGTGTCATTCAGGGACTGCACATGTTAGCAAATAGTGAGGAAGAAGAAAATGAGCTTATTCAAACGCAGAAAGAAAGCGGAAACGGAGATACCAAAGAAATCTCCCTCTCCAAAAACAGAACGAAGCGCGGGAAGAAAGAAAAAGCACGCCAATAG
- a CDS encoding U32 family peptidase, which translates to MKSTEVLAPAGSPESLKAAVLNGADAVYLGGSCYGARAYADNFDQKQLLWAIDYAHLFGRKVYLAVNTLMKQEEISGLAGFLEPYYERGLDAVIVQDLGAVSVIRRCFPGMEIHASTQMTVTGIHGARLVKELGGSRVVPARELSLTEIQKIKKDTGLDMECFVHGALCYCYSGQCLMSSLLGGRSGNRGRCAGTCRLPFDLYENGTKLNQRGQNYLLSPKDLCTIRELPELIGHGVDSLKIEGRMKQPEYVGTVTRIYRKYVDLYESGQLYQVDEEDEKELLELFNRGGFTSGYYKKHNGRDMMSLYRPNHQGIFVGKVQSVQGRHIMFQAAEDLGKGDVLEISLERGEKVELTSPDIWKKGDKVCLNGQKLKHLKPGMRIFRTKNQSLKDRAAESLKKKSKENIKGKIIISPGKCAKLLITSGELEVEVPGALAEPARKRPLSKEDIIKQITKTGESDFIFTELEAEIHGDIFLPVAALKQLRRDAFEKLTEEILKKSRRKPAAYLIPDLQVKPEIHGIETPALTVSLEDRSLLPEVLTWDRAEKIYLSLYEAAEEPEILSRCRRAGKQVTVMLPQIVREPELRFLEQSWELLSGPDVDEICVRSLEELIWLREKQCRKNVLADYMVYCYNREAYRTLKQIYGQDIRMTMPAELNFDELRDLSYTDADFLFYGHLPLMVSAQCQRKNSTGCDRKNSWMTLKDRYGKDFYVKNQCKGCFNEIYNGEPLWLGSEIRKVRRLAPGNLRLHFTKETREEASAVYRASCEILEGKPAELPFPNFTKGHFKRGIL; encoded by the coding sequence ATGAAGTCAACAGAAGTACTGGCCCCCGCAGGCTCTCCCGAGAGCCTGAAGGCTGCCGTCTTAAACGGAGCGGACGCCGTCTATCTGGGCGGGAGCTGCTATGGGGCGAGAGCTTATGCAGATAATTTTGATCAGAAACAGCTGTTGTGGGCTATAGATTATGCTCATCTTTTTGGCCGGAAGGTTTATCTGGCAGTCAATACCCTGATGAAGCAGGAGGAGATTTCGGGACTTGCAGGGTTTTTAGAACCTTATTATGAGAGGGGGCTGGACGCGGTCATTGTTCAGGACTTAGGAGCCGTGAGTGTAATCCGCCGCTGCTTTCCCGGCATGGAGATCCACGCCAGCACGCAGATGACCGTGACCGGCATCCATGGGGCGAGATTGGTAAAAGAGCTTGGAGGAAGCAGAGTCGTCCCTGCCAGAGAGCTTTCGCTTACAGAAATTCAAAAGATAAAAAAAGATACAGGGCTGGATATGGAGTGTTTTGTCCATGGAGCCCTTTGTTATTGTTATTCCGGACAATGCCTGATGAGCAGCTTGCTGGGAGGCAGGAGCGGCAACCGGGGACGCTGTGCCGGAACCTGCCGTCTGCCCTTTGATTTGTATGAGAACGGCACAAAGTTAAACCAAAGAGGACAGAATTACCTGCTCAGTCCAAAGGATCTCTGCACAATCAGGGAACTGCCTGAACTGATCGGACACGGCGTAGATTCACTGAAGATCGAGGGCAGGATGAAACAGCCGGAGTACGTGGGAACTGTCACGAGGATTTACAGAAAATATGTGGATCTGTATGAAAGCGGACAGCTGTATCAGGTAGATGAAGAAGATGAGAAGGAACTGCTGGAACTATTTAACCGGGGCGGATTTACGTCCGGCTACTATAAAAAGCATAACGGCAGGGATATGATGTCGTTATACAGGCCGAATCATCAGGGGATTTTCGTTGGGAAAGTCCAGTCTGTTCAGGGCCGGCATATTATGTTTCAGGCAGCAGAGGATCTGGGAAAAGGAGATGTGCTGGAGATTTCCCTGGAAAGAGGAGAAAAGGTGGAGCTTACCAGCCCGGATATCTGGAAAAAGGGGGACAAAGTCTGCTTAAACGGACAGAAGCTGAAACATTTGAAACCGGGCATGCGTATCTTCCGGACGAAGAACCAGTCCTTAAAGGACAGGGCGGCAGAGAGTCTGAAAAAGAAATCGAAAGAAAATATTAAGGGAAAAATTATAATTTCTCCTGGAAAGTGTGCTAAACTTTTGATAACTTCAGGAGAACTGGAAGTGGAGGTCCCGGGTGCCTTGGCAGAACCGGCCAGGAAACGTCCCCTCTCCAAAGAGGATATCATAAAGCAGATAACCAAAACCGGAGAGAGTGATTTTATCTTTACAGAGCTTGAGGCAGAAATCCATGGAGATATCTTTCTCCCGGTAGCGGCATTGAAGCAGCTGAGAAGAGATGCCTTTGAAAAACTTACAGAGGAGATCCTGAAAAAAAGCCGCAGGAAACCAGCCGCATATTTAATTCCTGATTTGCAGGTAAAACCAGAGATACATGGAATTGAAACTCCCGCTTTAACCGTTTCACTGGAAGACCGGTCGCTGCTTCCTGAAGTCCTCACATGGGACAGAGCAGAGAAGATCTATCTGTCTCTTTATGAAGCGGCGGAGGAACCGGAGATTTTATCACGGTGCAGAAGGGCAGGAAAGCAGGTCACGGTTATGCTGCCTCAGATTGTGAGGGAACCGGAGCTTCGGTTCTTGGAACAGTCCTGGGAGCTGCTGTCCGGTCCGGATGTGGATGAAATCTGCGTCCGCAGTTTAGAGGAACTCATATGGCTCAGAGAAAAGCAATGCAGGAAGAATGTACTGGCCGATTATATGGTCTATTGTTACAACCGGGAGGCATACCGGACGCTGAAACAGATATATGGACAGGATATCCGCATGACAATGCCTGCGGAACTGAATTTTGACGAACTGAGGGACCTGTCGTATACAGATGCAGATTTTCTGTTTTACGGACATCTGCCCCTCATGGTTTCGGCGCAGTGCCAGAGAAAAAACAGCACAGGCTGTGACCGGAAGAACTCCTGGATGACATTAAAAGACCGGTATGGAAAAGATTTTTATGTCAAAAATCAATGTAAAGGATGTTTTAATGAAATCTATAACGGAGAGCCTCTGTGGCTTGGATCTGAGATCCGAAAAGTCCGCAGGCTGGCCCCGGGGAATCTGCGCCTTCATTTCACGAAAGAGACAAGAGAGGAAGCTTCTGCAGTCTACAGGGCTTCCTGTGAAATACTTGAGGGAAAGCCGGCAGAGCTTCCATTCCCGAATTTTACAAAAGGACACTTTAAGAGAGGAATATTATAG
- a CDS encoding NUDIX hydrolase: MTEATSCGGVVIYRGKILLLYKSYKNRYDGWVLPKGTVEKGETHEQTALREVKEETDANARIIKYVGKSEYSFYSFHEQIVKSVHWYLMEAEGYHSKPQKEEFFVDSGYYKFHEAYHLLKFPNEKEILKEAYEEYKKLKSKNQWGIRQRR, translated from the coding sequence ATGACAGAGGCAACAAGCTGTGGAGGTGTCGTAATTTACAGAGGGAAGATATTGCTGTTGTACAAAAGTTATAAGAACAGATATGACGGCTGGGTACTTCCGAAAGGTACAGTTGAAAAAGGGGAAACGCACGAACAAACCGCTTTGCGTGAAGTAAAAGAAGAGACAGATGCCAATGCCCGAATTATCAAATATGTCGGAAAGAGCGAGTATTCCTTTTACTCTTTCCATGAGCAGATCGTAAAAAGCGTTCACTGGTATTTGATGGAGGCAGAAGGGTATCATTCAAAACCGCAGAAAGAAGAGTTTTTCGTTGACTCTGGGTACTACAAATTTCACGAAGCCTACCACTTGTTAAAGTTCCCGAATGAAAAAGAGATTTTAAAGGAAGCATACGAAGAATACAAAAAGCTAAAATCCAAAAATCAATGGGGAATCAGGCAAAGAAGATGA
- the ruvA gene encoding Holliday junction branch migration protein RuvA, translating to MISYIKGILVSMTPGGAVVENNGIGYDIMMPAGQEFPGGIGQEVRIYTHMHVREDDISLFGFRTKEELEAFELLIGVSGIGPKVGLSVLSTLSVYELKIAVMSDDSKTISKTPGLGPKGAKKLILELRDKLDFEEFEQAEPMDFAGDLPAEDSVAVTAQGLVSLGYSRSEAMMAIKKVENAAEYSPEQLLKKALTKLI from the coding sequence GTGATTTCATATATTAAGGGCATTTTAGTTTCCATGACGCCTGGGGGAGCGGTGGTAGAGAATAACGGCATAGGATATGATATCATGATGCCGGCCGGACAGGAGTTTCCGGGAGGCATCGGACAGGAAGTCAGGATCTATACCCACATGCATGTGAGGGAAGACGATATAAGCCTTTTCGGATTCCGGACAAAGGAGGAGCTGGAAGCGTTTGAACTTCTGATCGGAGTCAGCGGCATCGGTCCTAAGGTGGGACTATCCGTTTTGTCGACCCTGTCTGTCTATGAATTAAAGATTGCGGTGATGAGCGATGATTCCAAGACGATTTCAAAGACTCCGGGGCTTGGACCGAAGGGAGCCAAGAAACTGATTCTGGAACTCAGAGACAAACTGGACTTTGAAGAATTTGAGCAGGCTGAACCGATGGACTTTGCAGGAGATTTACCGGCAGAAGATTCTGTGGCTGTTACGGCACAGGGGCTTGTAAGCCTTGGCTACTCCAGGTCTGAAGCGATGATGGCCATTAAGAAAGTAGAAAATGCAGCAGAGTACAGCCCTGAGCAGTTACTGAAAAAGGCGCTGACAAAGCTGATATAG
- a CDS encoding peptidoglycan D,D-transpeptidase FtsI family protein — protein sequence MSLFKRRKKAETEIPKKSPSPKTERSAGRKKKHANRQILQITYIFVGLFLVLIGYIIHFVVRDSQNVITDSHNLRLQELEKYVVRGKIISANGKVLAQTVSDGDSETRDYPYGRMFAHVVGYNAKGKSGLESKCNFDLLKSNANLLSQIESNLKGEKSIGDNVYTTLDTRVQKAAYDALSGEKGAVVAMDPETGKVIAMVSKPDFRPALVKENWKELNTDEDALLINRATQGLYPPGSTFKVITALEFMREHKDYKNFTYHCTGSTTINNVKIRCYGGTAHGTVDLEGAVEKSCNTAFVHMASQLNKGKFASLAEDMMFNSRIPINLAAVSSRFTFDGSSKDSQVPQIAIGQGSTLITPLQNAAVMSTIANDGVMMEPYLVDKVKNVNGGVIKETKAKETASPLSAEECKKLRKMLRKVVTNGTGTSAYSSRYKVYGKTGSAEYNDDKDSHAWFIGCAEHNGRKIVVSVIVEGGGSGGRVAAPIAKNVFDAYFR from the coding sequence ATGAGCTTATTCAAACGCAGAAAGAAAGCGGAAACGGAGATACCAAAGAAATCTCCCTCTCCAAAAACAGAACGAAGCGCGGGAAGAAAGAAAAAGCACGCCAATAGACAGATCCTTCAGATTACATATATCTTTGTGGGACTGTTTCTTGTGCTGATCGGTTATATCATACATTTTGTCGTCAGAGACAGTCAGAATGTAATCACCGATTCCCATAATTTAAGACTTCAGGAATTAGAGAAATATGTGGTGAGAGGAAAAATCATCAGTGCAAACGGAAAAGTCCTGGCCCAGACCGTCAGCGATGGAGACAGCGAGACAAGGGATTATCCGTATGGACGGATGTTCGCCCATGTGGTAGGGTACAACGCCAAAGGAAAATCCGGCCTGGAATCCAAATGTAATTTTGATCTGCTGAAATCCAATGCAAATCTTTTATCCCAGATCGAGAGTAATCTGAAAGGGGAAAAGAGCATCGGGGACAATGTTTACACTACGCTTGATACAAGGGTACAAAAGGCAGCGTATGATGCGCTGAGCGGAGAAAAAGGAGCGGTGGTGGCCATGGACCCGGAAACCGGAAAAGTCATCGCCATGGTTTCAAAACCGGATTTCCGTCCGGCTCTGGTAAAGGAAAACTGGAAAGAACTGAATACGGATGAAGATGCACTTTTGATCAACAGGGCCACACAGGGGCTGTATCCTCCGGGGTCTACCTTTAAGGTGATCACTGCCCTGGAGTTTATGAGAGAACACAAAGATTATAAAAACTTTACCTATCACTGTACCGGATCTACGACTATCAACAATGTAAAAATCCGCTGCTATGGGGGAACCGCCCATGGAACTGTGGATCTGGAAGGAGCAGTGGAAAAATCGTGCAATACCGCTTTTGTCCATATGGCTTCCCAGCTGAATAAAGGTAAATTTGCTTCCCTCGCAGAGGATATGATGTTTAACTCCAGAATTCCGATTAACCTGGCAGCGGTATCCAGCCGGTTTACATTTGACGGAAGTTCCAAAGACAGTCAGGTTCCCCAGATCGCAATAGGACAGGGAAGTACACTGATTACGCCGCTTCAGAATGCGGCAGTCATGAGTACTATCGCCAATGACGGAGTCATGATGGAGCCCTATCTTGTGGACAAGGTGAAAAATGTAAACGGAGGGGTGATCAAAGAGACGAAGGCGAAAGAGACCGCCAGCCCGCTCAGCGCCGAAGAGTGTAAAAAACTCAGAAAAATGCTCAGGAAAGTTGTGACAAACGGAACGGGTACATCAGCCTACTCTTCAAGATATAAAGTCTATGGAAAAACCGGCTCTGCCGAGTATAACGATGATAAGGATTCACACGCATGGTTTATCGGCTGTGCGGAGCATAACGGCAGAAAGATCGTCGTAAGCGTGATCGTGGAAGGCGGCGGATCCGGAGGCCGCGTGGCAGCTCCGATTGCAAAAAATGTCTTTGACGCTTATTTCAGGTAA
- a CDS encoding cell division protein ZapA has translation MKKNVVEVVIDGKLYYLGGEEPEEFMHQIASYLNAKIRDLKASEHYLKLPPDMQSFHLALSVADEYMCMKNTLEKSREDMELQDTELYRMKNELVELQIKNESLEKQLTEYRERIRVLEEASVAKKER, from the coding sequence ATGAAGAAAAACGTCGTAGAAGTAGTCATAGACGGAAAATTATATTATCTTGGCGGAGAAGAACCAGAAGAGTTTATGCACCAGATCGCATCTTATCTGAACGCAAAGATCCGCGACCTGAAAGCTTCGGAGCATTATCTGAAGCTGCCGCCGGACATGCAGAGTTTTCATCTGGCACTGAGTGTGGCCGATGAATATATGTGCATGAAAAATACACTGGAGAAAAGCCGGGAAGACATGGAATTACAGGATACGGAATTGTACCGTATGAAAAATGAACTGGTAGAACTCCAGATCAAGAATGAATCACTGGAAAAACAGCTGACAGAGTACCGGGAAAGGATTCGGGTACTGGAAGAGGCATCAGTTGCAAAAAAGGAACGGTAA